One genomic region from Clostridium saccharobutylicum DSM 13864 encodes:
- a CDS encoding NADPH-dependent FMN reductase yields the protein MKYLAIVGTNSDVSTNRMLLQFMQKHFSSEAEIELYEIKELPAFNEPEDSDVPEKVAELSDKILKADGVIIATPEYDHAIPAVLKSALEWISYTSQALTDKPVLIVGASLGTLGSSRAQAHLRQILDSPELAARIMPSSEFLLGKSQGAFDSSGNLTYSDKLAELDEIFREFLLFTDITSKLLAEKVLNKKVKKFTWEE from the coding sequence ATGAAATATTTAGCAATTGTAGGCACTAATTCAGACGTGTCAACTAATCGTATGTTGCTTCAATTTATGCAAAAGCATTTTTCGAGTGAGGCAGAGATAGAACTATATGAAATTAAGGAGTTACCTGCTTTTAATGAACCAGAGGATTCTGATGTTCCTGAAAAGGTAGCAGAATTATCTGATAAAATTTTAAAAGCAGATGGAGTAATAATAGCAACTCCAGAGTATGATCATGCAATACCTGCGGTTTTAAAGAGTGCTCTTGAATGGATTAGTTACACTAGTCAAGCACTTACTGATAAGCCAGTTTTAATAGTAGGAGCTTCTCTTGGTACACTTGGTTCATCTCGTGCACAAGCACATCTTAGACAAATACTTGATTCACCTGAGCTTGCGGCTAGAATCATGCCAAGTAGTGAATTCCTCTTAGGAAAATCACAAGGGGCATTCGATAGTTCAGGAAATCTTACATATTCAGATAAGCTAGCAGAGCTTGATGAAATTTTTAGAGAGTTTCTTCTATTTACAGATATTACATCAAAACTTTTAGCAGAAAAAGTTTTAAATAAAAAAGTTAAAAAATTCACTTGGGAAGAGTAG
- a CDS encoding flavocytochrome c, whose protein sequence is MKFIAIVGTSAKRSYNRKLLQFMKKYFDLKAEIEILEITDVPMFNQSDNQSSSEVIQMFNDKITASDGVIIATPEYNHSIPSSLKSLIEWLSFDLHPLAGKPVMILGASLDSQGSSRAQLHLRQILDAPGVDANVMPGYEFLLGSANKAFDEEGNLNNERTIDFLEICFLRFMRFAKISNQLNEEEEFTFKPGVYEVSAIGHSGSLPMKVSFSEDRIESIDINTDGETEGLADVVFVRIPDKIIEGQTLNVDALSGASETSNAVLDGVAKAVKLAGVNPDILKRRPKPASSLIKEDEEYTCDVVVVGGGGAGLSAAATALQNGSSAIVLEKYPAVGGNTIRSGGPINAADPEWQIKFEENKGERHTIEELLDTDESLVHPEYIDDFRALRKEFSEYKKKFETQKGHLFDSPLLHRMQTYFGGKRTDLNGNTIYGQYDLVKILTDRALESVKWLEDIGVEYDKSIVFAPVGALWRRGHKPTKSHGSSFILALTKYVQDNSGKIITDSPVKEFIIEDGEIKGVIATGVNGQKITVHAKAVVLASGGFGANTKMLKEYNTYWSEIADDVKTTNSYAMTGDGILLGKTVGAALTGMGFTQMMPVADPETGELFSGLQVPPENFVMVNKEGKRFINEFSGRDVLTKAAIDQGGLFYLIADEEIKKTAANTSQEKLDRQVEAGTLFRADTLEELAVKVGMDPAILVDTINKYNSYVDAGFDPEFHKDTFSLKVEKAPFYATPRKPAIHHTMGGLKIDTKAHVLDENDKPIKNLYAAGEVAGGIHAGNRLGGNALTDIFTFGRIAGKTAIDEMK, encoded by the coding sequence ATGAAATTTATAGCAATTGTTGGAACTAGTGCAAAAAGATCATATAATCGTAAACTACTTCAGTTTATGAAAAAATACTTTGACTTAAAGGCAGAAATAGAAATACTGGAGATTACAGATGTTCCTATGTTTAATCAATCTGATAATCAGTCTTCAAGTGAAGTTATACAGATGTTCAATGATAAGATTACAGCAAGTGATGGTGTTATTATAGCTACTCCTGAGTATAATCACTCAATTCCATCAAGTCTTAAAAGTTTAATTGAATGGCTAAGCTTTGATCTTCATCCACTTGCTGGAAAACCAGTAATGATCCTTGGTGCTTCTCTTGATTCTCAAGGTTCTTCTCGTGCACAGCTACATCTTCGTCAAATATTAGATGCACCAGGTGTTGATGCAAATGTAATGCCAGGATATGAGTTTTTACTTGGAAGTGCAAATAAAGCATTTGATGAGGAAGGAAATCTAAACAATGAAAGAACAATAGATTTCTTAGAAATATGCTTCCTACGTTTTATGCGTTTTGCAAAGATTTCAAATCAACTAAACGAAGAAGAAGAGTTTACTTTTAAACCAGGAGTATATGAGGTAAGTGCAATTGGTCATAGTGGAAGTCTTCCAATGAAAGTATCCTTCAGTGAGGACAGAATAGAAAGTATAGATATAAATACAGATGGAGAGACAGAAGGACTTGCAGATGTAGTTTTTGTAAGAATTCCAGATAAAATAATTGAAGGACAAACATTAAATGTTGATGCTCTTTCTGGTGCTTCTGAAACTAGTAATGCTGTATTAGATGGTGTAGCCAAAGCAGTTAAGCTTGCTGGAGTTAACCCTGACATACTTAAGAGACGTCCAAAGCCTGCTAGCAGCTTAATCAAAGAAGATGAAGAATATACTTGTGATGTGGTAGTTGTAGGCGGAGGCGGTGCCGGACTAAGTGCAGCTGCAACAGCACTTCAGAATGGTTCAAGTGCTATTGTTCTTGAAAAATACCCAGCAGTAGGTGGGAATACAATACGTTCAGGTGGTCCTATCAATGCTGCAGATCCAGAGTGGCAGATCAAGTTTGAAGAAAATAAAGGAGAAAGACATACAATTGAAGAACTACTAGATACAGATGAGAGCTTAGTTCATCCAGAATACATAGATGATTTCCGTGCACTTAGAAAAGAGTTTTCAGAGTACAAGAAAAAGTTTGAAACACAAAAAGGACATCTATTTGATTCGCCATTACTTCACAGAATGCAAACATATTTTGGTGGTAAAAGAACTGATCTTAATGGTAACACAATATATGGCCAATATGACCTAGTAAAGATACTTACTGACAGAGCTTTAGAAAGTGTTAAATGGCTAGAAGATATAGGGGTTGAGTATGATAAGAGCATAGTATTTGCTCCAGTTGGCGCACTTTGGCGTCGTGGTCATAAGCCTACAAAAAGCCATGGTTCATCATTTATACTTGCACTAACAAAATATGTACAAGATAATTCAGGAAAAATCATTACTGATAGTCCGGTAAAAGAATTTATCATAGAGGATGGTGAAATAAAAGGAGTTATAGCAACTGGTGTCAATGGGCAAAAGATAACTGTTCATGCAAAAGCAGTAGTCCTTGCAAGTGGCGGTTTTGGTGCGAACACAAAGATGCTGAAAGAATACAACACTTACTGGAGTGAAATAGCTGATGATGTAAAAACTACCAATTCATATGCTATGACTGGTGATGGAATATTACTTGGTAAAACTGTAGGTGCAGCACTTACAGGAATGGGCTTTACTCAAATGATGCCTGTAGCTGATCCTGAAACTGGTGAATTATTCAGTGGACTTCAAGTACCTCCTGAAAACTTTGTAATGGTAAACAAAGAAGGAAAAAGATTTATTAATGAATTCTCTGGAAGAGATGTTTTAACAAAAGCTGCTATTGACCAAGGTGGTTTATTCTACCTTATAGCTGATGAGGAAATAAAGAAAACCGCAGCTAATACAAGTCAAGAAAAGCTAGACCGCCAGGTAGAAGCTGGTACTCTATTTAGAGCAGATACCCTAGAAGAGCTAGCAGTAAAAGTTGGTATGGATCCTGCAATTCTTGTAGACACTATTAATAAATATAATTCATATGTTGATGCAGGATTTGATCCTGAATTCCATAAGGATACATTTAGCTTAAAAGTTGAGAAAGCACCGTTTTATGCTACTCCTAGAAAGCCAGCAATCCATCATACAATGGGTGGACTTAAGATAGACACTAAAGCCCATGTATTAGACGAAAATGATAAACCAATTAAAAATCTTTATGCTGCTGGAGAAGTTGCTGGAGGTATCCATGCAGGTAACCGTCTTGGCGGTAATGCATTAACTGATATATTTACCTTCGGAAGGATTGCTGGTAAAACTGCAATTGATGAAATGAAATAG